The genomic region gtgatcggggattgtaaactcgctCCTAACTGTTTCACAAAGATGTTGAGTATAGTGCTGCAATTCTTATGAGGCATCTAATATTTTCAGGTGTaaccaaccaaaaacttaaagggACTGTGGTTGAATGATAACACTGGGGGGAAATGTTGCAGTGCGTATTACTGCGGGCTGTTAGTACGACGACTTGTCTATACCGAGTGCAGAAGGCAAAGTGTTAATGCTATGGCTTCTTTTGCAGGACACAATGGCGAAGCGTAACACGGTGATTGGCACCCCCTATTGGATGGCGCCAGAAGTGATACAGGAGATTGGGTACGATTGCGTGGCGGATATATGGAGTTTAGGAATTACTGCTTTAGAAATGGCCGAGGGCAAGCCGCCGTACGGTGATATACATCCTATGCGGGTAAGTGAATGAAATGATTGTGTTGAGTAGTTGTTTATCCTAGCCAGGCCATACcgggtcataatcaggaggtcatgggttcgacacTCAGTGGGATCACTGCTGTTCTATCTTTGTATCCTCGAGCATGAACTTAACTCTACTtccttctctccacccaggaatGAATTCCCAAAATCATGTTTCAGAAATTTCTGTTTACTTTTCAGGCAATATTTATGATTCCAACCAAGCCTCCGCCATCATTTCGAAATCCCGACAAGTGGTCACCGGAATTTATAGACTTTGTGTCAGGATGTCTCGTAAAAAATCCAGAGGAGCGATCGCTGGCGTCAGATTTATTACAGGTAGGTTGGATCCCAAGGTCACTCCATTATGGTCACCCTCTCTAATAGGGACCCTaagtgattgtttccattcagttttacctctctaattggtacacctctctattaaggacagcgctTGTCCATCACGAGGGTGCCTCAATAGAGACATTCTACTGTGGaagtattttattgaagaaatctTCCTTCCTTTCAATTCTAGCACGAGTTTATAAAAAATGCCAAAGCGACGACGGTGTTACACAAAATGATCATCGAGGCCAAGGAGATCCAAGAAGCAAGCAACCAAActaacgacaacgacgatgatgacTCAGTAAGTTAACCCTTTCAAACTACGGCACATTGACTTACCCTTTATACTAATATCGTAAACCGcgctgttttatttttgcattttgcaaTAACTTGGATAGTACTTTATTTGTCTTGCTGATCACAGTTGTAACATGTCACATTCTGTTCTCTTTAGGAAGAAATGCCTTCGATGCCAGAACATTTAGAGGTTTGTCTTTTCCGGAGATAAATCCCTGCCAGGGCCGTTCTGTTTTAGGCCATTTTGCTTTGGGTTGGTTGTGCATGAAGGAGCTTGGTAAAACCTTCTGCCGAGGTGGTGGTTTTAAACATTGTTCCCCCAAAAAACATACCTCATGGACTCATACGGGAAACTATACATCGGTGAACATATTTCCGTTTATGGTAATAGGGTTCTTGATCCCATGGAAATACAAAACCCCCAGGATCCTAAGGCATCGCACAGTTTGAAATGATTTCGTCTTTCCTTCAGGATGAGGCTGATGACGTTGACGGAGGTACAATGGTGCAAGTGCGAGATGAGGGGACGTTAGTGCCTGGTAGCCAACCTGCTGTGGATGCTTGTAAGTGATCAGTCATACGTGACAAACAGCTTTCTCAACAATTCCATTTGTCAGTGCGGAGTTCATAAGTCGGcgttttttttcatgttttccgAGGGTCGTTTGGGTGACCAGTAAAACAGTTATTCTGTAAGGCCAAAGAACATAATTGTTGGATTGACATAAGATGTGTTCTCCAATGAGTAGTACAATCACGATTTCATTGTCTATTCTAGCGACGTTAATTTCGGGTGACAGCGGGACGATGATGGTAAATAGCGAGGCAAACACGATGATCGACTTGGAGTCGGAGCTCGGGACGATGGTTATCAATGAGACGGACACGGATGAAGAGATGGAGAATGATGAGGATGAATCTACAATGAAACGTAAGATCTATGAATTTGATCCGAGAAAGGTTTAGACCTGGGTTTACCCTTCAGATCCTGTTTCCCTGAACTTCCCTGCAGCATTTGAGCaattcatgaggaaaccagccctgtaaaaattatctcctaaccatcccccaccaactaatggaaaatgccttagatgccgggggggggggggggatatttgatgaggggagagtttctgaggaatagtttattgactttagctctcagcttatctgagccaggtaacctcctgctgagttgccggaccaaaggctgaggtcaacatatgttgttacataaccgatcttgctatcacatcctggttgccttgtagtcgaccaaataACTTCTAATTTTGTCTCATCACAGTAATtagtcatgatcacatgatgatgaacctggcccgagtatcactggttacgctggccattaggtagataaggtaaatttgccgatcatcactgtgtgtagtatcagcggggtgcttgaagttggagggcggctaaatattttacagggctggtttcctcatgtttCTCCCAAAAAGACACCCAAAAGCAGCCCTTTACAAGCCGGCCACTGAATGTCTGTAATAATTCATCAATAGATCCCTTACAGACCGAAAACcgaaaatttttatttttatttttatctgtaTTATTCAGGACACGACACAAGTGAAGTGAACAAAAGTAAATACCGTCCAGCATTTCTCGAACATTTCGAAAAGAAGGAGGATCCCAGAGCTTCGTCTTCCAGTAACAACTCGAAACAATCAAATGCATCGCCGGCCGCATTTGCACCACAAAAACATACGCCATTTCAACGATCTTTCATTGATGGTGACTTCGACTATGTAAGTAATTAAGTACTAGGTGTCTCAAAAAATATCTTATACTTTTGATCTTGGGAATTATTCAAGATTAAAAGTATATAATGTTATTGTGTCACCTAGTAGCATAAATCTTTTGGGTAAGTAGCATAAATTATCAGTTATTAAGGATAGATGGttgtacaatagaacctctctatcaaggacaccctcaggactgacaagtattgtccttaatagagaggtgtcctgattagagaggttaaattgaatggagacaactaatgtgggaccaaaactattgtccttaggtgtccactaagggacaGTATTTGCCATGTGGGATACTCAATTCATGACTTTCGTATTCTTCTACAGATCTCAAACTTGACCTATGAGGAGTTACAAGCGAGAATGGCCGCCCTTGATCCAGAAATGGAGCGAGAAATCGAAGAACTACGACAACGCTATCAGGCAAAGCGACAACCAATCCTGGATGCAATCGACACAAAAAAGAAACGTCAGCAGAACTTTTGATTTTTCCATACATGATTTTATTCGCAGATTTCTATTGGACGTTACGACTGATACATATTTTCCCTCTTATAAGATTTAACCTGAACCCCTTGAGTACATATTGATATAGACTTGTGGTTGCGTAGTGCTAATTTATAAAGCTGGAACGAGGTTGTATGCAAACAGGTGTCATCCCATGCTCTTGTCAAGAATGCGTACCTAACGTTTCTGGTCTTCATTTCTTCCAAATGTTTCCTtcgtcaaatacatgtactatggtTTTGTTCAGGTTCTTGAGAAATGGGAATCCTTGAAAATTCGGCTGTTTACAGTTACGGTGTATCCTGTGTGAAGACCATGGATCAAAGTAAAAAGCTGCGCTGTATGTTAGAAAGGTTTTATGAAATGTTTATTTGTGAGAAGACATTGTAGCTTTTCTTGTTGAGCCTGAACTTCAGGTGAATTTCACTTGGCACCTCCTCCAAACACATGCAAGAGGGAGGGGCATGCAGTTGACCCCGATTTGCGAGGATGTTTCTTGTTAGGTTTATACAATACATTGTATTAAGTTGTCTAGATTTTGTATCATTAAATTTTTGTGTGTTACTGTTCTTGTAAAGATTTGTCCTTATCTGCTACGCCCCATGATATCAATTTTGGCAGGGATGATTGTTTGTATGGGGTGTCCATAAAGTAATAGGGAGTTTAAGATCAGAGACTTGTCGTGGATCCTCGTACGTATATGGATAGATATGTACACACAATTTGTCCTAAAGTTTATCCTTATACGTATAAGGCTCCTTGATAAGTCACTGTTCTCAACCGCCTGTTTACACATCTAACCTCAATTACAGCACTTGATATAATGTCTCTTGTGCTGCGAGTTTAGGGTAAATGTTCTCAACAGGTTTGTGGCATTAGTGTGCTATGGTCTCAGTAATAAATCATGTCGTCTCAATGCCAAAGAGGATCACAAATTAATTATTGATATTAATATCGGCCTCGCAATTTTTCGGAATACTCTCTGAACATTTTTATATGCCTTTTTAATTCCGATAGCCAATTGGGATGCTTTCTTGATGAAATGGGGGTCTGACGTCGGGGAAGGTACAAGGCCTGAAACACCTTCATCACAGTGACACCTCCTGTAACGGTGTGTAATGAAAATATCTGATGCCACCTATTAACCTCATTCCAAATTTCCTGGTTCGAATTTCTGCATCTTGTTAAACCTACTTGTAGTTGAAATCTTGTTTAAAGGAGACGAAGTCGTTGACAAATGTATAAACTGTGCACAGTTTGTCTTTATCCAATTATAGTTATGTCCTTCCTGTTTAGTAGCctatgttaccatggcaactgtaTTTAATTTATGCATTTAAACAGGTTTTGGGCTGTTCTATCCACTGTTCTCCCgattttaatacatgtatgtcaaacaAATTTAGTTTTTTTTGTGAAGCATTTTCATCTTCTCTTAAATATTGCATTGTGCTGATGTCATTGAGCTAAAAGCTTCTCTTAGTTGGCTTCAAGTCGTCTCATTTCATGAACGTTGGCTGCAGACATTTGAAAGAACAGCCATGAAATATTAGGTTGTGTACAGTAAACAATATTGTGTAAGGGAAAATTTGTGTACAGAATTATAAATAAATTGTACATAGAAGTTCACACAGAATTAACACCTTGATTGTtttcttttgagacaccctgaatacaGAGTCCTTCTTCAAGTACaccttgtccttgttggagaagaACCTACTCTctcttgagacaccctgaataggatATCTACATCCAGTACATCTTCTCCTTgctggagaacaacctactgtttttcgagacaccctgaatacAGAGCCCTTTGCCTCGTTGGTCTGGTGGTACGATTCTCGCTTTGGATGCGAGAGGTCGCGGGTTCAACTCCCGGGCAAGCCCTTTTGTTGGCCAAACATCTGTGGTGCTACCTGTCGTATCAATTTTACACTGCAGGGGATCAGTTGCCCATTCTCCCTGAGAGCAATCAATCTTCTAATGAAGGATAATCTTTCTGCTGTTATTGGCACGAGCTTGCAATTGATATTgtgatcacattaacttgagttcccactGAATGGTGTATCACCAGTATGtatccatatccctcagatcTGCTCCtgctgcccttggctctgggtaTTAGTTATCttgccaggtctggttgtgacagtatctgcaatctaatcaggtctggttgtgccagcatctgcaatctcatcaggtctggttgtgccagcatctcctgtctatcaggtctggttgtgacagcacaggcatttgttatctcgccaggtctggttgtgacagtatctgcaatctaaccaggtctggttgtgccagcatctgcaatctcatcaggtctggttgtgccagcatctcctgtctatcaggtctggttgtgacagcacaggcatttgttatctcgccaggtctggttgtgacagtatctgcaatctaaTCAGGtgtggttgtgccagcatctgcaatctcatcaggtctggttgtgccagcatctcctgtctatcaggtctggttgtgacagcaaatgctgtattatcaggtatggttgtgacagcatgttatggtatggttgttgcagtacctGCTGTcccttcaggtctggtgttctgatttcatgcaatccctttatgaaaatgatcaggtattcaccatgtgaaaatgagacaaatTTTTCCTAAGTGTGGAGGAGACAAGGGTGGgtcgtttttcactttcgctacgatgtctttgaacagggtgacaagttcatgtactacagggtggcccagaattattttcactcacacaatggatacacaatagaattctactcACACAATGGATTCACAatataattctattgtgtaaGGGAAAACAcaaacctttctgggccaccctgtagagtttcgtgagtttcctcattagcctcaggtaggccaatgattttgacaggaccccTCCCCACtagctggcgccatctgagctaaaaaagtggaactacgcgattacttaaaattaaaaattgcctCATCGCGAGGTTGAAATACCCCCTTTGTAGGAGGGGAACGGGGACATTTGACTTGCTTCCAGGTTTTATTTCACAGGCTGTTGCCTTTCTTTCTAAAATTAGTTGCGATTTACATTCTGTGTATCAAAATTTCTCCCCTAATAGAGCATGTTCGTTTAATCGGCCTGGAATTATTTATCTAGCTTTTTGAAGAAAGTGTCAAAGATGTGTGTTAGTTTAGTCGACTCAttttagatggcagcactgtaggGTGGCAACATTTGAGATTTTTGGAACTTTTAATTTTACTGGAATTAGGCTAGATTGACATCAGTTACCAGTATCAGGAGATTACACACAGACACTAGTTGTGCCCTTCATCTCTTCCGGTTTGATGTCAAGCTCCCAAAAAAGAGTTTTAGGGCTTTTTGCAGCAACATTAAAAAAACTAGCAGCCGAAAAAATCCGCCACGCCATCTGATGGAAATATTTAGAACCACCTAATTTTCTGTCATCCGGGTTCTTCAGTGTTGATTTCAAGATGGAGTCACTCGGCGATCGAGCAAATTCTCGAAATTCATCCGATCATGAAGAAGATGACCCCTTTGTCTTCGTTTTTGATCGAAGATCTGGAAACCTGCCAGAGGCGAAAATAAAAACTGGAGGTCTTTTTAGTTTTGACGATTTTAGAACTCGCGTTAAGGAGGTAAAAGATGCCGTATTTTGCGCgtcaaaaaaatgaaaattgctccCATGCAAGCGATGCACACACAATAGTACAATGACACACACATGTTTACTCTTCTCTTGTGATGCGGGTCCGTTGTGCGACCATCCGTGAAAATATCCATCAAGGCATCCACAACTCTATGCTATATTGCATTTATCATTGATTTTGTCAAGCTATAAGAGTCCAGTCTATTTCGATATTTGCTAAAGTGCATGAGTGAAGCAATCATCAATAGAAAATGTGGGAAGACTagagaaaatgccaaaaatgggGCTGCTGGCTTCATTTGCGACCACATCAAACTTCTAACTCTGCGCTCTCCCCCTTCTTATCTTGCTTGATTAGTCCTATGTTCTGTTTTCAATTAAGCAATTAGCAAAGAATCACTCTTTCTGTGTTTTTACTGtctaaattgaatgaaaaactgAATCAATTTATGTCCTCTTTTTAGGCATTGAAGATTGCTGACGATGAAGGTTTTGTGATCACCACAACCAATCGTGATGAAATACACGATGATGACACCTGGGGTAAGACTAACTCTAGTGCAAAACACACCGAATAACGATTTGAAGACCAAATAGTTCAAGATATTCCCAAAATGTCCACTAGCTGCGGTATCGCCATCTTGGAGATCACAAAGAAATTAAAGACAATATCCGGAAATCtcattttgggttttttgatATTCATTGATTATTTTCTTATCATGCAATTTGTGGAGTAACTtcatctttctttttttctcgcataattttgaaaaatatcgcATATTTTGTCCAAAAACTAGCTAATTTTCATAAATGTCTCCAGTGTGGCCATCTATCAGCAAGGAAACAGACTACCCAATGTTATTATTTCTGGAACTGTCAAAACTTAAAATAATTTTCCTTGTCTTTCATTTCAGATTACATTGACAAAGGTGACACCCTGTATGTCCTCACCTCGATCAACCAGGACCTGCCCGCCCCGGCAGAGGAGCGGGTAAACTATCTCCCGCACTATGATACAATAGTCAAGGGAGGCATGTATGAATATTATGCTTCAGAGGGACAGAACCCATTGCGTAAGTAGATATCATTACAGCTTTTCATTTTTTGCATCATTGGCCTCCTGGGCCAGGTTGCTGAGTTGGCGTTAGCAGAAACGTTGCCATGAATCCCTAATCGTTTCAGAGTCTGCATTCGTTCTTAATACTCTCTTATTTATGATTCTCAAATCtttgtttttgtgttttcagcatATGCCTTTGCCGAGCTGATTGACAACTCTTtggcagccacagctgataaccTGGGGGTTCGTCAGATTGAAATTAGATTGGTAAGTGATTCAAGGAATAAACCGTTTCACTTTCTAGATAAACCAAGGTTGACTGAAGTGTAAAGTGGGATGATAATGA from Lineus longissimus chromosome 19, tnLinLong1.2, whole genome shotgun sequence harbors:
- the LOC135503318 gene encoding serine/threonine-protein kinase 3-like isoform X3, which produces MPRNVHVRDTSVDDVVVFRKLKGRHRHDTPLAGDRLNRLSEESLTRPPEEVFDILGKLGEGSYGSVFKALHKESGQVLAIKQVPVDTDLQEIIKEISIMQQCDSPYIVKYYGSYFKNTDLWIVMEYCGAGSVSDIMRLRNKTLTEEEIATILSYTLKGLEYLHQRRKIHRDIKAGNILLNTEGHAKLADFGVAGQLTDTMAKRNTVIGTPYWMAPEVIQEIGYDCVADIWSLGITALEMAEGKPPYGDIHPMRAIFMIPTKPPPSFRNPDKWSPEFIDFVSGCLVKNPEERSLASDLLQHEFIKNAKATTVLHKMIIEAKEIQEASNQTNDNDDDDSDEADDVDGGTMVQVRDEGTLVPGSQPAVDASTLISGDSGTMMVNSEANTMIDLESELGTMVINETDTDEEMENDEDESTMKRHDTSEVNKSKYRPAFLEHFEKKEDPRASSSSNNSKQSNASPAAFAPQKHTPFQRSFIDGDFDYISNLTYEELQARMAALDPEMEREIEELRQRYQAKRQPILDAIDTKKKRQQNF
- the LOC135503318 gene encoding serine/threonine-protein kinase 3-like isoform X1 is translated as MPRNVHVRDTSVDDVVVFRKLKGRHRHDTPLAGDRLNRLSEESLTRPPEEVFDILGKLGEGSYGSVFKALHKESGQVLAIKQVPVDTDLQEIIKEISIMQQCDSPYIVKYYGSYFKNTDLWIVMEYCGAGSVSDIMRLRNKTLTEEEIATILSYTLKGLEYLHQRRKIHRDIKAGNILLNTEGHAKLADFGVAGQLTDTMAKRNTVIGTPYWMAPEVIQEIGYDCVADIWSLGITALEMAEGKPPYGDIHPMRAIFMIPTKPPPSFRNPDKWSPEFIDFVSGCLVKNPEERSLASDLLQHEFIKNAKATTVLHKMIIEAKEIQEASNQTNDNDDDDSEEMPSMPEHLEDEADDVDGGTMVQVRDEGTLVPGSQPAVDASTLISGDSGTMMVNSEANTMIDLESELGTMVINETDTDEEMENDEDESTMKRHDTSEVNKSKYRPAFLEHFEKKEDPRASSSSNNSKQSNASPAAFAPQKHTPFQRSFIDGDFDYISNLTYEELQARMAALDPEMEREIEELRQRYQAKRQPILDAIDTKKKRQQNF
- the LOC135503318 gene encoding serine/threonine-protein kinase 3-like isoform X4 is translated as MSDKSELKKLSDESLARQPDEVFDVVCKIGRGDRLNRLSEESLTRPPEEVFDILGKLGEGSYGSVFKALHKESGQVLAIKQVPVDTDLQEIIKEISIMQQCDSPYIVKYYGSYFKNTDLWIVMEYCGAGSVSDIMRLRNKTLTEEEIATILSYTLKGLEYLHQRRKIHRDIKAGNILLNTEGHAKLADFGVAGQLTDTMAKRNTVIGTPYWMAPEVIQEIGYDCVADIWSLGITALEMAEGKPPYGDIHPMRAIFMIPTKPPPSFRNPDKWSPEFIDFVSGCLVKNPEERSLASDLLQHEFIKNAKATTVLHKMIIEAKEIQEASNQTNDNDDDDSDEADDVDGGTMVQVRDEGTLVPGSQPAVDASTLISGDSGTMMVNSEANTMIDLESELGTMVINETDTDEEMENDEDESTMKRHDTSEVNKSKYRPAFLEHFEKKEDPRASSSSNNSKQSNASPAAFAPQKHTPFQRSFIDGDFDYISNLTYEELQARMAALDPEMEREIEELRQRYQAKRQPILDAIDTKKKRQQNF
- the LOC135503318 gene encoding serine/threonine-protein kinase 3-like isoform X2; its protein translation is MSDKSELKKLSDESLARQPDEVFDVVCKIGRGDRLNRLSEESLTRPPEEVFDILGKLGEGSYGSVFKALHKESGQVLAIKQVPVDTDLQEIIKEISIMQQCDSPYIVKYYGSYFKNTDLWIVMEYCGAGSVSDIMRLRNKTLTEEEIATILSYTLKGLEYLHQRRKIHRDIKAGNILLNTEGHAKLADFGVAGQLTDTMAKRNTVIGTPYWMAPEVIQEIGYDCVADIWSLGITALEMAEGKPPYGDIHPMRAIFMIPTKPPPSFRNPDKWSPEFIDFVSGCLVKNPEERSLASDLLQHEFIKNAKATTVLHKMIIEAKEIQEASNQTNDNDDDDSEEMPSMPEHLEDEADDVDGGTMVQVRDEGTLVPGSQPAVDASTLISGDSGTMMVNSEANTMIDLESELGTMVINETDTDEEMENDEDESTMKRHDTSEVNKSKYRPAFLEHFEKKEDPRASSSSNNSKQSNASPAAFAPQKHTPFQRSFIDGDFDYISNLTYEELQARMAALDPEMEREIEELRQRYQAKRQPILDAIDTKKKRQQNF
- the LOC135503318 gene encoding serine/threonine-protein kinase 3-like isoform X6 yields the protein MSDKSELKKLSDESLARQPDEVFDVVCKIGRGSYGSVFKALHKESGQVLAIKQVPVDTDLQEIIKEISIMQQCDSPYIVKYYGSYFKNTDLWIVMEYCGAGSVSDIMRLRNKTLTEEEIATILSYTLKGLEYLHQRRKIHRDIKAGNILLNTEGHAKLADFGVAGQLTDTMAKRNTVIGTPYWMAPEVIQEIGYDCVADIWSLGITALEMAEGKPPYGDIHPMRAIFMIPTKPPPSFRNPDKWSPEFIDFVSGCLVKNPEERSLASDLLQHEFIKNAKATTVLHKMIIEAKEIQEASNQTNDNDDDDSEEMPSMPEHLEDEADDVDGGTMVQVRDEGTLVPGSQPAVDASTLISGDSGTMMVNSEANTMIDLESELGTMVINETDTDEEMENDEDESTMKRHDTSEVNKSKYRPAFLEHFEKKEDPRASSSSNNSKQSNASPAAFAPQKHTPFQRSFIDGDFDYISNLTYEELQARMAALDPEMEREIEELRQRYQAKRQPILDAIDTKKKRQQNF
- the LOC135503318 gene encoding serine/threonine-protein kinase 3-like isoform X5, yielding MSDKSDRLNRLSEESLTRPPEEVFDILGKLGEGSYGSVFKALHKESGQVLAIKQVPVDTDLQEIIKEISIMQQCDSPYIVKYYGSYFKNTDLWIVMEYCGAGSVSDIMRLRNKTLTEEEIATILSYTLKGLEYLHQRRKIHRDIKAGNILLNTEGHAKLADFGVAGQLTDTMAKRNTVIGTPYWMAPEVIQEIGYDCVADIWSLGITALEMAEGKPPYGDIHPMRAIFMIPTKPPPSFRNPDKWSPEFIDFVSGCLVKNPEERSLASDLLQHEFIKNAKATTVLHKMIIEAKEIQEASNQTNDNDDDDSEEMPSMPEHLEDEADDVDGGTMVQVRDEGTLVPGSQPAVDASTLISGDSGTMMVNSEANTMIDLESELGTMVINETDTDEEMENDEDESTMKRHDTSEVNKSKYRPAFLEHFEKKEDPRASSSSNNSKQSNASPAAFAPQKHTPFQRSFIDGDFDYISNLTYEELQARMAALDPEMEREIEELRQRYQAKRQPILDAIDTKKKRQQNF